Genomic DNA from Acidimicrobiales bacterium:
CATGAAGGCGAGCTCTTCACCGGAGCCGAGACGCTTCGGGAACAGGACCGACTGGCCCAGGTGGGCCTTGAACGCGTCGGACTGCTCGCCGGTGCCGTAGATCGGAGTGTCGATCAGGCCCGGAGCGATGGTGTTGACGCGGATGCCCATGGCCGAGAGGTCACGAGCGATCGGCAGGGTCATGCCTACGATGCCGCCCTTGGACGCCGAGTAGGCGGCCTGGCCGATCTGACCGTCGAAGGCAGCGGCCGACGCCATGTTGACGATGGCGCCGCGAGCGCCGTCCTCGTCGACCGGGTCGGTCTTGGCCATGGCGGCAGCGCAGAGGCGGAGCATGTTGAACGAGCCGAGCAGGTTGACCTTGATGACGAAGTCGAAGGTCTTCTGCGGCATCGGGTCGTTGTTTCGGTCGACGGTGCGAGCAGCCATGCCGAGGCCGGCCGAGTTGATGAGCACGCGGAGCGGGCCCATCTCGGAGGCGGCGGCAACGGCAGCGGCGCCGTCTTCTTCGGAGGTGACGTCGCACTTGACGAAGATGCCGCCGAGCTCGGAGGCGACCGCGGCACCCTTCTCCTCGTTGAGGTCGGCGATCACGACGTGGGCGCCGAGGGCGGCCAGCTGGCGGGCGCAAGCCTCACCGATGCCGGAGGCACCTCCGGTGATGACGGCGGAAGCGCCGTTCAGATCCATGCGTGGCATCAGTCTTCAATCCTTTCGATGATGGTGGCGTTGGCCATGCCGCCACCTTCGCACATGACCTGGAGGCCGAGCTTGCCGCCCGTGCGCTCGAGTTCATTGACGAGGGTGGCCATGAGCTTGGTGCCCGAACACCCGAGCGGATGCCCGAGTGCGATGGCGCCGCCGGAGGGGTTGACCTTCTCCATGTCGGCGCCGGTTTCCTTCTGCCATGCGAGCACGACGGAAGCGAAGGCTTCGTTGACCTCGAACGCATCGATGTCGTCGATCGAGAGACCGGTCTTCTCGAGGATCTTCTTGGTGGCCGGGATCGGGCCCTTGAGCATGGTGACCGGGTCGGTACCCGCCAGCGCGAAGCTGTGGAAGCGGGCCCGGGGCTTGAGGCCGAGCTCCTTGGCCTTCTCGGCGCTCATGATGAGCACGGCGGAGGCGCCATCGGAGATCTGCGACGAGTTGCCTGCGGTGATCTTGCCGTCTTCCTTGAAGGCGGGCTTGAGCTTGGCGAGGCCTTCGGCGGTGGTGCCGGGGCGGATGCCTTCGTCGGTGGTCATGAGTTCTTCGGCGTCGCCGACCACGACCGGAACCGGGATGATCTCGTTCTCGAAGCGACCCTCGGCGGTGGCCCGCTCGGCCCGCTGCTGGCTCTGGGCGCCGAAGGCGTCGAGGTCTTCACGGGTGATGCCGTACTCATCCGCGATCATGTCGGCACCGATGCCTTGCGGCGGGAGGCCGGTCTCGGCGTAGCGAGCCTGCATCGAGTCGGGGAACGGCATGCCGAGCTTGCCCTCGACCACCGAGGCGCCCATGGGGGTGCGGGACATGACCTCGACGCCGGCGGCGATGACGACGTCGTACGCGCCGGCCATCACGCCCTGTGCGGCGAAGTGCATGGCCTGCTGGCTGGAACCGCACTGGCGGTCGACCGTGGTGGACGGCACCGATTCGGGCCAACCGGCGGCGAGGACGGCGTTGCGGCCGATGTTGAGCGACTGCTCGCCGACCTGCGACACACAGCCCATGATCACGTCGTCGACCATCTCGGGGTCGAGGTTGTTGCGCTCCTGGAGCGCCTTGAGTACGTGGGCGGCAAGGTCGACCGGATGCCAATCGGCGAGCTTGCCGTTGCGCTTGCCACCCGGGGTGCGGATGGCGTCGACGATGACTGCTTCTTGCATGTTTGGTGTTCCTTCTCTAGTTGGAGGTACTGGTTGGGGACAGGGACGGGTCGGCGTCAGCCGACTCGGTCAGCACGGCGGCGACGTTGACCTGGAGCCGGTTCATGACACTGGCGAGCGCCGAGCGCTCATCCTTGGAGATGCCGGCACGGAGTTGGGTGCGCAGCGTGCGGTCGATGGTGGTGATCTCGTCGACCAGCGCCTGGCCCTGTGCGGTGATGGCGACGAGCCAAACCCGCCGATCGGCCGGATCGGGCTGACGCTCGACGAGGTGGCGAGCCTCGAGCCGATCGATGGTGGACCCGGTGGCGGCTCTGCCGACACCGTTGCGGTCCGCGATCTGGGTTTGGGTGACCGGTCCGTACTCGGCGACGTAGGCGAGCATCGTGGCCTGGGTGAGGTTCAGGTCGAGTGCGCCGAGTCGGTGGTCGAACGCCTGGCGGATGGCACGAGCGGTGGCCATGAGCGTGGTCTCGACCCGCAGCCATGGTGGTGGTTCGACCGGTGACAACGCGGCAACACCGGGCCAGGCGTCGGTGACGGCGTCGTAGCCGGTGAGGTCGACCTCGGCGTGCGAGGTGCTGCGGTCGGGCGGGTTCATCCGGAAGGAGACTGTATGGCGCCATACAGTCTCGTGTCCAATCGGGTCGCAGCGCCGCAGTGGGGACGCGAGCGGGCCCCGGCACCCAGGTGCCGGGGCCCGCCTGTCGTGATTCAGCTCACCGGATCGG
This window encodes:
- a CDS encoding thiolase family protein codes for the protein MQEAVIVDAIRTPGGKRNGKLADWHPVDLAAHVLKALQERNNLDPEMVDDVIMGCVSQVGEQSLNIGRNAVLAAGWPESVPSTTVDRQCGSSQQAMHFAAQGVMAGAYDVVIAAGVEVMSRTPMGASVVEGKLGMPFPDSMQARYAETGLPPQGIGADMIADEYGITREDLDAFGAQSQQRAERATAEGRFENEIIPVPVVVGDAEELMTTDEGIRPGTTAEGLAKLKPAFKEDGKITAGNSSQISDGASAVLIMSAEKAKELGLKPRARFHSFALAGTDPVTMLKGPIPATKKILEKTGLSIDDIDAFEVNEAFASVVLAWQKETGADMEKVNPSGGAIALGHPLGCSGTKLMATLVNELERTGGKLGLQVMCEGGGMANATIIERIED
- a CDS encoding SDR family NAD(P)-dependent oxidoreductase, coding for MPRMDLNGASAVITGGASGIGEACARQLAALGAHVVIADLNEEKGAAVASELGGIFVKCDVTSEEDGAAAVAAASEMGPLRVLINSAGLGMAARTVDRNNDPMPQKTFDFVIKVNLLGSFNMLRLCAAAMAKTDPVDEDGARGAIVNMASAAAFDGQIGQAAYSASKGGIVGMTLPIARDLSAMGIRVNTIAPGLIDTPIYGTGEQSDAFKAHLGQSVLFPKRLGSGEELAFMAIDTVTNPYMNGETIRVDGGIRMPPK
- a CDS encoding MarR family transcriptional regulator — translated: MNPPDRSTSHAEVDLTGYDAVTDAWPGVAALSPVEPPPWLRVETTLMATARAIRQAFDHRLGALDLNLTQATMLAYVAEYGPVTQTQIADRNGVGRAATGSTIDRLEARHLVERQPDPADRRVWLVAITAQGQALVDEITTIDRTLRTQLRAGISKDERSALASVMNRLQVNVAAVLTESADADPSLSPTSTSN